A single genomic interval of Methanomassiliicoccus sp. harbors:
- a CDS encoding AbrB/MazE/SpoVT family DNA-binding domain-containing protein: protein MIKGRRKEKCCEASSRSEVMVAAIVTIDDRGQMVLPKEIRKKAGLAPGDKLSVVTRERDGKVCCIYLIKNEEVSSVVKDRFGDLFQDSGDE from the coding sequence ATGATCAAGGGGCGTAGGAAGGAGAAATGCTGCGAGGCTTCGAGCAGGAGTGAGGTCATGGTCGCAGCCATAGTGACGATAGACGATAGAGGGCAGATGGTGCTCCCCAAGGAGATCAGGAAGAAGGCGGGATTGGCCCCAGGTGATAAGCTCTCGGTGGTGACCCGGGAGAGGGACGGAAAGGTCTGCTGCATATATCTCATCAAGAACGAAGAGGTCTCCAGCGTGGTGAAGGACCGTTTTGGTGACCTGTTCCAGGACTCAGGAGACGAATGA
- a CDS encoding AsnC family transcriptional regulator — MDEIDVTLCRLLIYNSRMSYSELAKAAGISVQTAHRRVQDLVAMGVISKFNASFSARAYRSTWVLVHGVSQAPSLECVLQELNGEKEMDMVMVSSGKYIYISGTVLDPGRISRFTTAVTKMAKLVRPEVGVVYNPSLMDIDEGVTIYPLDVKIVSALKDDSRRPVTEVARELGLAPRTVNRHIQRLMKSMLVHFAYEWYPQRSGDIMSAIHLNIKEGQDPEKVAVALVRRLSTREIITYNFSDRPDTIISMVWSSSIHELNDLVMELERDGVFKEVVPRVILDARYYEGIKGTIPSNVQYGPR; from the coding sequence ATGGACGAGATCGATGTAACTCTCTGCCGCCTCCTCATATACAACTCCCGGATGTCCTATTCCGAGCTGGCCAAGGCCGCGGGAATCAGCGTGCAGACCGCCCATCGCCGCGTCCAGGACCTCGTCGCCATGGGGGTCATCTCCAAGTTCAACGCTTCCTTCTCGGCCCGGGCATACCGCTCCACCTGGGTCCTGGTCCATGGGGTCTCCCAGGCACCGTCGTTGGAGTGCGTCCTTCAGGAGCTGAACGGTGAGAAGGAGATGGACATGGTGATGGTGTCATCAGGCAAGTATATCTACATCTCCGGTACCGTTCTGGACCCCGGCCGCATCAGCAGGTTCACGACCGCGGTGACGAAGATGGCGAAATTGGTACGCCCTGAAGTGGGCGTGGTCTATAACCCATCGCTGATGGACATCGACGAGGGTGTTACGATCTATCCATTGGACGTCAAGATAGTGTCGGCCCTGAAGGATGATTCCCGGAGGCCGGTGACCGAAGTAGCGAGAGAGCTGGGGCTGGCGCCTCGGACGGTCAACCGGCATATCCAACGCCTCATGAAGAGCATGCTCGTCCACTTCGCTTACGAGTGGTACCCGCAGCGGTCCGGCGACATCATGAGCGCCATCCATCTGAACATCAAGGAAGGGCAGGACCCCGAGAAGGTAGCGGTGGCGCTGGTCCGACGGCTGTCGACCCGGGAGATCATAACCTACAATTTCAGCGACCGACCGGATACAATCATATCAATGGTGTGGAGCTCCAGCATCCATGAGCTAAACGATCTGGTCATGGAGCTGGAGAGGGACGGAGTATTCAAGGAAGTAGTGCCAAGAGTGATCCTTGATGCCCGCTACTATGAGGGCATCAAAGGGACCATTCCCTCCAACGTCCAGTATGGTCCGAGATAG
- a CDS encoding nitric oxide synthase — protein sequence MRVLVAYGSKYGSTTRLAEVIGEGLRGEGHEVDVVDLRCGPEPEVTNYDMVVLGSPVFVGKWTKEAKRFLEVKGQELCERKVALFVSCSDVLFPEKIEAGRRMYLEDVAASVPGLRPVSLGMFGGVIDFSRYGALTKALLAGVGTKKQLVGRGIDVNSPYDYRDWEQIRSWSRDL from the coding sequence ATGAGGGTCTTGGTGGCGTACGGTAGCAAGTACGGCTCCACAACCCGCCTGGCCGAGGTCATCGGAGAGGGGCTGAGAGGCGAGGGGCATGAAGTCGATGTCGTCGACCTGCGGTGCGGTCCTGAACCCGAGGTCACGAACTACGACATGGTCGTGCTGGGAAGCCCAGTGTTCGTGGGGAAATGGACCAAGGAGGCGAAGCGATTCCTGGAGGTCAAGGGACAGGAACTGTGCGAGCGGAAGGTGGCCCTGTTCGTAAGCTGCAGCGATGTCCTGTTCCCTGAGAAGATCGAGGCGGGGAGGAGGATGTATCTGGAGGATGTCGCCGCATCCGTCCCCGGTCTCCGGCCAGTATCGCTGGGGATGTTCGGTGGGGTCATCGACTTCTCCAGGTACGGGGCCCTAACCAAGGCTCTCCTGGCAGGGGTAGGGACCAAGAAGCAGCTGGTGGGTAGGGGGATCGATGTGAACAGCCCCTACGACTATCGCGACTGGGAGCAGATCAGGAGCTGGAGCAGGGATCTGTAG
- the proB gene encoding glutamate 5-kinase — translation MRDLHPQRIVIKIGTNTICQDDGTVDQGYIDEVARQVAELDRDGIQSIVVTSGAIGSGSSELSLDGKKKDVAMKQACAAVGQATLMLAWRDAFRKYGKSVGQVLLTYGAFSDRARYLDLRKALDEMFRLGVVPVVNENDVIATDEIEEIFGDNDKLSALVASKMDAGLLILLTDVDGLYDRNPEADKDAKLIPTVDEITKDLERIAGEKRKERSTGGMRTKINAARIAMQSGCNMVIANGRTPDVIVRVARGEELGTLFTAQSHYSNRERWILFACPRGKVMVDEGAERALRDGGSLLPCGITSIDGKFKKGDVVRIGSFAKGLANVSSTEMQSRMVKCREEKAAGKNVNGNAVISHENIVFHD, via the coding sequence ATGAGGGACCTCCACCCCCAGCGGATCGTCATCAAGATAGGTACCAACACCATCTGCCAGGATGATGGCACCGTGGACCAGGGATACATCGATGAGGTCGCCCGGCAGGTAGCGGAGCTGGACCGGGACGGCATACAGAGCATCGTGGTGACCTCTGGAGCGATCGGGTCAGGGTCCTCGGAGCTGTCCCTGGACGGGAAGAAGAAGGATGTGGCCATGAAGCAGGCCTGTGCCGCCGTGGGGCAGGCCACCCTGATGCTGGCATGGAGGGACGCCTTCCGCAAGTACGGCAAGAGCGTGGGGCAGGTCCTCTTGACCTACGGAGCGTTCTCCGATCGCGCCCGCTATCTCGATCTCCGCAAGGCACTCGACGAGATGTTCCGCCTGGGGGTCGTGCCCGTGGTCAACGAGAACGATGTGATCGCCACCGATGAGATCGAGGAGATCTTCGGTGACAACGACAAGCTCTCCGCGCTGGTGGCCAGCAAGATGGACGCGGGCCTGCTCATCCTGCTAACGGACGTGGACGGCCTCTACGACCGCAACCCCGAGGCGGACAAGGACGCCAAGCTCATCCCTACGGTGGACGAGATCACCAAGGACCTGGAGAGGATCGCCGGGGAGAAGAGGAAGGAACGGTCCACGGGAGGCATGCGTACCAAGATCAATGCCGCCCGCATAGCCATGCAGTCAGGGTGCAACATGGTCATAGCCAACGGGCGAACCCCCGACGTCATCGTGCGCGTAGCTCGGGGCGAGGAGCTGGGGACCCTCTTCACCGCACAGTCCCATTACAGCAACAGGGAGCGATGGATACTCTTCGCCTGCCCCCGTGGAAAGGTCATGGTGGACGAGGGGGCCGAGCGCGCCCTGCGCGACGGTGGATCCCTGCTCCCATGTGGCATCACTTCCATAGATGGCAAGTTCAAGAAGGGTGATGTCGTCCGCATCGGCTCCTTCGCCAAGGGGCTGGCCAACGTCTCCTCCACGGAGATGCAGTCCAGGATGGTGAAGTGCAGAGAGGAGAAGGCCGCCGGTAAGAACGTCAACGGGAACGCGGTGATCAGCCATGAGAACATCGTGTTCCATGACTGA
- a CDS encoding glutamate-5-semialdehyde dehydrogenase produces the protein MDQVREAAIKAKEASYRLATLTLEDRNLALDKISLTLAARSEDILAANSRDMEAARAGGLSQVLIKRLRYDRSKLEESLESIRSLQSQEEVVGKLISRTELDGGLILDKVSCPIGVIGVVFEARPEALVQISCLCLRSGNAVLLKGGTEARETNEALADAIADALSSDDQLRDAVQLLSTREQFRELLKHDDLIDLIIPRGSNELVRSIKESTKIPVLGHAAGICHTYVDKEADIDMAVKVCHDAKVQYPAVCNAMETLLVHRSIAGDFLPHMAEDYAHAGVELRGDAGVREIIDVREASNEDWETEYNDLILSIKIVDSLREAIDHINRYSSHHTDAIITSDERAAQMFMDMVDSSSVMWNASTRFSDGYRYGLGAEVGISTNKTHARGPVGLEGLIIYKYKLRGHGQTVAEYVGKEGRKFTHRKIQ, from the coding sequence ATGGACCAAGTTCGAGAGGCGGCAATAAAGGCAAAGGAAGCATCGTACCGTCTGGCCACGCTGACGCTGGAAGATCGCAACCTTGCTCTGGATAAGATATCTCTGACCCTCGCCGCTAGGTCCGAGGACATACTCGCCGCCAACTCCCGGGATATGGAGGCCGCTCGTGCCGGAGGCCTATCCCAGGTATTGATCAAGAGGCTCAGGTACGACCGGAGCAAGCTCGAGGAGTCCCTGGAATCCATCAGGTCTCTGCAGTCCCAAGAGGAGGTCGTGGGCAAGCTCATATCGCGCACCGAGCTCGATGGCGGTCTGATCCTCGATAAGGTCTCCTGCCCCATAGGGGTCATCGGCGTGGTCTTCGAGGCCCGACCGGAGGCCTTGGTGCAGATATCCTGCCTGTGCCTACGCTCCGGCAACGCCGTGCTCCTCAAGGGAGGAACTGAGGCCAGGGAGACCAACGAGGCGCTGGCGGACGCCATCGCGGATGCGTTGTCCTCGGATGACCAGCTACGGGACGCGGTGCAACTGCTCTCCACCCGTGAGCAGTTCCGGGAGCTCCTCAAGCATGATGACCTGATAGACCTGATAATCCCGCGCGGCTCCAACGAGCTTGTGCGCTCCATAAAGGAGAGCACCAAGATCCCCGTCCTAGGCCATGCCGCGGGGATATGTCACACCTATGTTGACAAGGAAGCGGACATAGACATGGCGGTCAAGGTCTGTCATGATGCCAAGGTGCAGTATCCGGCAGTGTGCAACGCCATGGAAACGCTCCTCGTTCATAGATCCATAGCCGGTGACTTCCTGCCGCACATGGCCGAGGACTACGCCCACGCTGGGGTGGAGCTCAGGGGCGACGCCGGCGTCCGCGAGATAATCGATGTGAGGGAGGCCAGCAACGAGGACTGGGAAACGGAGTACAACGACCTCATACTGTCCATCAAGATAGTGGACTCCCTAAGAGAGGCCATTGACCATATCAACCGTTACTCCTCCCATCACACTGATGCCATCATAACCTCGGACGAGAGAGCGGCCCAGATGTTCATGGACATGGTCGACTCCTCCTCGGTAATGTGGAACGCCTCCACCCGCTTCTCGGACGGTTACCGTTATGGCCTGGGGGCCGAGGTGGGGATATCCACCAACAAGACCCACGCCCGGGGCCCGGTCGGCCTGGAAGGGCTCATCATATACAAGTACAAGCTGCGGGGTCACGGTCAGACCGTGGCCGAGTACGTGGGTAAGGAAGGCCGCAAGTTCACCCACAGGAAGATCCAATGA